One genomic region from Methanocaldococcus fervens AG86 encodes:
- a CDS encoding dihydromethanopterin reductase (acceptor) gives MKIVWCITGAGHLLRESFEVMKILKEEIEDLKVTTLVSRAGEEVVKMYGLFGELYNISNGNYYEELILEREHPYSSPITGRLSLGKYDYLISSPTSGNTVAKVVNGIADSLVTNAIAQAGKGFVKSLIVPVDYKEGIVKTKLPYSVDKSKCKLCLKCIDACPNGAIIKRDGFVEISIHKCLGCGNCKKICPYNAIVEGKEIKMRVRKIDAENTRRLKELEDVIVLKHPYEILEFFNTKK, from the coding sequence ATGAAGATAGTTTGGTGCATTACTGGAGCTGGGCATTTGTTAAGGGAGAGCTTTGAAGTAATGAAAATATTGAAGGAAGAGATTGAAGATTTAAAGGTAACAACTTTAGTTTCAAGGGCTGGGGAGGAAGTAGTTAAGATGTATGGTTTGTTTGGGGAGCTTTACAATATATCAAATGGAAATTACTATGAAGAGCTTATATTGGAGAGAGAACATCCTTACTCCTCCCCAATAACTGGAAGGTTGAGCTTAGGGAAGTATGATTATTTAATATCATCCCCAACAAGTGGGAATACAGTTGCTAAGGTTGTCAATGGAATAGCAGATAGCTTGGTGACAAATGCAATAGCTCAGGCAGGGAAGGGGTTTGTTAAATCCTTAATTGTACCTGTTGATTATAAAGAAGGGATTGTTAAAACAAAACTTCCATATTCAGTTGATAAAAGTAAGTGTAAGCTTTGCTTAAAATGTATTGATGCATGTCCAAATGGTGCTATAATTAAAAGAGATGGATTCGTTGAGATATCCATACATAAATGCTTAGGATGTGGAAATTGCAAAAAAATCTGCCCATATAATGCAATAGTTGAAGGAAAGGAGATTAAGATGAGAGTTAGAAAAATAGATGCTGAAAATACGAGAAGATTGAAGGAATTGGAAGATGTTATAGTATTAAAGCACCCTTACGAAATCTTAGAATTTTTTAATACAAAAAAGTAA
- the purF gene encoding amidophosphoribosyltransferase: protein MCGIFGAYSYDEINVAKSIYYGLFALQHRGQEGAGIATSDGKNIYYYKNIGLVTEVFRNETLQNLLGYIGIGHVRYSTTGGKAVENCQPFVVKSSFGSIAIAHNGDLVNSNELRRELERKGHMFTSSTDSEVIAQLLVRELLKTSDRIEAIKNTLKKLVGAYSLLIMFNDSLIAVRDPWGFKPLCIGRDDSNIYISSEDCALTTLDAEFIRDVEPGEIIEIKNGELISHKLDYDVVEYSPVDVDIPAIYNKATTCMFEYVYFARPDSTIDGISVYKVRKRIGEILAKEHPVDADVVSPIPDSGVAFALGFSKESGIPYCVGLMKNKYVGRTFILPSQTERELAVRLKLSPIKSVLEGKRVVLVDDSIVRGTTSKRIVNMVRKAGAKEVHLRIGCPKIISPCYYGIDMATKKELIASNKTEEEIAKDIGADSVGYISLEGLVKAIGRKDLCLACLTGKYPTEINFEKILNRE from the coding sequence ATGTGCGGGATATTTGGAGCTTACTCTTACGATGAAATAAACGTGGCTAAGAGCATTTATTACGGATTGTTTGCTTTACAGCATAGGGGGCAGGAAGGAGCTGGAATTGCCACAAGTGATGGAAAAAACATCTATTACTATAAAAATATTGGATTGGTTACAGAAGTTTTTAGAAATGAAACCTTGCAGAATTTATTGGGTTATATAGGAATTGGACATGTGAGGTATTCAACAACTGGAGGAAAGGCTGTCGAGAACTGCCAGCCGTTTGTTGTTAAAAGTTCGTTTGGTAGTATTGCTATAGCCCATAATGGAGATTTAGTAAATTCAAATGAATTAAGGAGAGAGTTGGAAAGAAAAGGGCATATGTTCACATCTTCAACAGATTCTGAAGTTATAGCACAGCTTTTAGTTAGGGAGCTTTTAAAAACATCTGATAGGATTGAAGCAATAAAAAATACATTAAAAAAGCTTGTAGGGGCTTATTCACTCTTAATAATGTTTAACGACTCTTTAATAGCAGTTAGAGACCCTTGGGGCTTTAAACCATTGTGTATTGGAAGAGATGATAGCAATATCTACATATCATCAGAAGACTGTGCACTAACAACATTAGATGCTGAGTTTATTAGGGATGTAGAGCCAGGAGAGATTATTGAGATTAAAAATGGAGAGCTAATCTCCCACAAATTAGATTATGATGTTGTAGAGTATAGCCCTGTAGATGTTGACATACCAGCTATATACAATAAAGCCACTACATGCATGTTTGAATACGTTTACTTTGCAAGGCCTGATTCAACAATTGATGGAATCAGCGTATATAAAGTTAGGAAAAGGATTGGGGAGATTTTAGCTAAAGAACATCCTGTAGATGCTGATGTAGTGTCTCCAATTCCAGATTCAGGTGTTGCATTTGCCTTAGGATTCTCTAAAGAGTCGGGAATTCCATATTGTGTAGGTTTGATGAAAAACAAGTATGTTGGTAGAACGTTTATTCTGCCTTCACAGACTGAGCGGGAATTAGCTGTTAGGTTAAAATTAAGCCCAATAAAAAGTGTATTGGAAGGGAAGAGAGTTGTTTTAGTTGATGATAGCATTGTTAGAGGAACCACCTCAAAAAGAATTGTAAATATGGTTAGAAAGGCTGGAGCTAAGGAAGTTCATTTAAGGATAGGATGTCCTAAAATTATATCTCCCTGCTATTATGGAATAGATATGGCTACAAAAAAAGAGCTTATTGCCTCAAACAAAACAGAGGAAGAGATAGCAAAAGATATTGGAGCTGATTCTGTTGGATACATATCGTTAGAGGGATTGGTTAAAGCTATTGGTAGGAAGGATTTATGCTTAGCCTGTTTAACTGGAAAATATCCAACTGAAATTAATTTTGAGAAGATATTAAATAGAGAATAG
- the sucC gene encoding ADP-forming succinate--CoA ligase subunit beta has protein sequence MKLHEYEAKNIFKEYGIPVPESFLISKEDDLSNIDIDKEVVLKAQVLVGGRGKAGGILFASNKEEFIKKAEELFNKEVKGEKVEKILVEEKLPIEKEYYVSIIVDRDAKKPLIIFSTKGGVDIEEIAEKEPEKIVKYHVDVKKPFLPYVARWIVKEAKVPSEEIGKVADIIYKLYKIFKDWDATMVEINPLVITKDKNVYAADAVIHLDDDAAFRHRYEEFEEFKNKEKLPFAYVELDGDIAVIGNGAGLTLASMDVINNLGRKPACFLDIGGGADAETVKLALRKVLENKNVKGIFINILGGITRCDEVAKGIVEVLKEHPNIKFAVRMMGTNEDIGRKVLEEHGIPYETSMEEAGKKLIELLS, from the coding sequence ATGAAGTTACATGAATATGAAGCAAAAAATATATTTAAAGAGTATGGTATCCCAGTACCCGAGAGCTTTTTAATATCAAAGGAAGATGACTTAAGCAACATAGATATAGATAAAGAGGTTGTTTTAAAAGCTCAGGTTTTGGTTGGCGGTAGGGGAAAAGCTGGAGGAATTTTATTTGCATCAAATAAGGAGGAGTTTATAAAAAAGGCTGAGGAGCTTTTTAATAAAGAGGTTAAAGGAGAAAAAGTAGAGAAAATTTTAGTTGAGGAAAAATTACCAATAGAGAAGGAATATTATGTTTCCATCATTGTTGATAGAGATGCTAAAAAGCCATTGATTATTTTCTCTACAAAAGGTGGGGTGGATATTGAAGAAATTGCTGAAAAAGAGCCAGAAAAAATTGTAAAATACCATGTAGATGTTAAGAAGCCATTTTTACCTTATGTTGCAAGGTGGATAGTTAAAGAGGCAAAAGTGCCAAGTGAGGAGATAGGAAAGGTTGCAGACATCATCTACAAGTTATACAAGATATTTAAAGATTGGGATGCTACAATGGTCGAGATAAACCCTTTAGTTATAACCAAAGATAAAAATGTCTATGCAGCTGATGCCGTTATACACTTAGACGACGATGCAGCGTTTAGACATAGATATGAAGAATTTGAAGAATTTAAAAATAAAGAAAAACTGCCGTTTGCATATGTTGAATTGGATGGAGATATAGCCGTTATAGGTAATGGGGCAGGTTTAACGTTGGCAAGTATGGATGTCATAAACAACCTTGGAAGAAAGCCAGCATGTTTTTTAGATATTGGTGGAGGAGCAGATGCTGAAACTGTAAAATTGGCTTTAAGAAAGGTTTTAGAAAACAAAAATGTTAAAGGGATATTTATAAACATATTGGGGGGAATAACAAGGTGTGATGAAGTAGCAAAGGGAATTGTTGAGGTTTTAAAGGAGCATCCAAATATAAAATTTGCAGTTAGGATGATGGGAACAAATGAAGATATTGGAAGGAAAGTATTGGAAGAGCATGGAATTCCTTATGAAACCTCAATGGAAGAGGCTGGAAAGAAACTTATTGAGTTGTTGAGCTAA
- a CDS encoding 4-phosphopantoate--beta-alanine ligase, with product MEIPKTHPRYESLIKREKVVEALDKGILAKAGLIAHGRGEMFDYLIGEKTVPTALEAIKAASALLVLAKNPVISVNGNTVALAIDEVVELAKELNGKIEVNLFYRTKERELAIKRAFEEKFKDDIEKGRIKILGIDDANKQIPNLDSLRGKVSEEGIYTADVVLVPLEDGDRAEALVKMGKKVIAIDLNPLSRTARKSTITIVDELTRALPLLIKYVREFKNKDREELLKIVENFDNKKNLKEMIDYIADRLKSLDLDEL from the coding sequence ATGGAAATTCCAAAAACACATCCAAGATATGAATCTTTGATAAAGAGGGAAAAGGTTGTTGAGGCATTGGATAAAGGTATTTTAGCAAAAGCTGGACTTATAGCTCATGGCAGAGGGGAGATGTTTGATTATTTAATTGGTGAAAAGACAGTTCCAACAGCTTTAGAGGCTATAAAGGCAGCTTCAGCTTTGTTAGTTTTGGCTAAAAATCCAGTGATAAGTGTTAATGGAAATACTGTGGCTTTGGCTATAGATGAGGTTGTTGAATTAGCTAAAGAGCTGAATGGAAAGATTGAGGTTAATCTATTTTACAGAACTAAAGAGAGGGAATTAGCTATAAAAAGAGCTTTTGAAGAAAAATTTAAAGATGATATTGAAAAAGGAAGGATAAAGATTTTAGGTATTGACGATGCAAATAAGCAGATTCCAAATTTAGACAGTTTGAGGGGGAAGGTTTCTGAAGAAGGGATATATACTGCCGATGTAGTTTTAGTCCCATTAGAGGATGGAGATAGGGCTGAGGCATTGGTTAAGATGGGAAAAAAGGTTATAGCTATTGATTTAAATCCATTATCAAGAACTGCAAGGAAATCAACGATAACGATAGTTGATGAACTAACGAGGGCTTTACCTTTATTAATAAAATACGTTAGGGAATTTAAAAATAAGGATAGGGAGGAGCTTTTAAAGATTGTTGAAAACTTTGATAACAAAAAAAATTTGAAGGAAATGATTGATTATATTGCTGATAGGTTGAAAAGCTTAGATTTAGATGAATTATAA
- the asd gene encoding aspartate-semialdehyde dehydrogenase has translation MKIKVGVLGATGSVGQRFIQLLANHPMFELTALAASERSAGKKYKDACYWFQDKDIPENIKDMVVIPTDPKHKEFEDVDIVFSALPADLAKKYEPEFAKEGKLVFSNASAYRMEEDVPLVIPEVNGDHLELIEIQREKRGWDGAIITNPNCSTICAVITLKPIMDKFGLEAVFIATMQAVSGAGYNGVPSMGILDNLIPYIKNEEEKMQTESLKLLGTLKDGKVELAKFKLSASCNRVAVIDGHTESIFVKTEDGAEPEEIKEAMDKFDPLKDLNLPTYAKPIVIREEVDRPQPRLDRNTGNGMSIVVGRIRKDPIFDVKYTALEHNTIRGAAGASVLNAEYFVKKYL, from the coding sequence ATGAAGATAAAAGTTGGTGTATTGGGAGCTACAGGTAGCGTTGGGCAGAGATTTATTCAATTGTTGGCAAATCACCCAATGTTTGAATTAACTGCTTTAGCAGCATCTGAAAGAAGTGCAGGTAAAAAGTATAAGGATGCATGCTACTGGTTCCAAGATAAGGATATTCCAGAAAATATAAAAGATATGGTTGTTATTCCAACAGACCCTAAGCATAAGGAGTTTGAGGATGTTGATATTGTTTTCTCAGCCCTTCCAGCAGATTTAGCTAAGAAGTATGAGCCAGAATTTGCTAAAGAAGGGAAGTTGGTTTTCTCAAATGCATCAGCTTATAGGATGGAAGAAGATGTCCCATTGGTAATTCCAGAGGTTAATGGGGATCATTTAGAGTTGATAGAGATTCAGAGGGAGAAGAGAGGTTGGGATGGAGCTATTATAACAAACCCAAACTGCTCAACTATCTGTGCTGTCATAACCTTAAAACCAATAATGGATAAATTTGGATTAGAGGCTGTTTTTATAGCAACAATGCAGGCAGTTAGTGGAGCTGGCTACAATGGAGTTCCATCAATGGGGATATTGGACAACTTAATCCCGTATATAAAAAATGAAGAAGAAAAAATGCAAACAGAAAGCTTAAAGTTGTTAGGAACATTAAAGGATGGTAAAGTTGAGTTGGCTAAATTTAAGTTAAGTGCTTCATGTAATAGAGTGGCTGTTATAGATGGGCATACTGAAAGCATATTTGTTAAAACAGAGGACGGGGCTGAACCAGAGGAAATTAAAGAAGCTATGGATAAATTTGACCCATTAAAGGATTTAAACCTCCCAACATACGCTAAACCAATTGTTATTAGGGAAGAGGTTGACAGACCACAACCAAGATTGGATAGAAATACAGGAAATGGAATGAGTATTGTTGTTGGTAGAATTAGGAAGGATCCAATATTTGATGTTAAATATACTGCATTGGAGCATAACACAATTAGGGGAGCTGCAGGGGCTAGTGTTTTAAACGCTGAGTACTTTGTTAAAAAATATCTCTAA
- the purM gene encoding phosphoribosylformylglycinamidine cyclo-ligase has protein sequence MVTYKDTGVDISHEDRIIKAIVSQIKFKRSDIKPAELGLHYAGAVEFGDYYLVLSTDGVGSKMIVAEMANKFDTVGIDMIAMNVNDAICIGAEPIALVDYLAVGHITEEIAEQIGKGLNEGAKEANINIVGGETATLPDMIKGIDLAGTVLAVVKKDEVITGKDVKPGDVIVGLRSSGIHSNGLSLARKVFFDIAKLDVHDKLSYGKTVAEELLTPTRIYVKPILEMVRDEEIKVKGLAHITGGSFRKLKRLNDKVTYYIDNIPEPLPIFKEIQRLGNVPDEEMFRTFNMGIGFCVIVEEEDADKVIRIANKYNIPAQVIGRVVDGLEVNGNKIVGKSVVKYNEKFIILE, from the coding sequence ATGGTTACTTACAAAGATACTGGAGTAGATATATCACATGAAGATAGGATAATTAAAGCCATAGTCTCACAAATAAAGTTTAAAAGAAGTGATATAAAACCAGCTGAATTAGGATTGCATTATGCAGGAGCTGTTGAATTTGGAGATTATTATTTAGTTTTATCTACTGATGGTGTTGGAAGTAAGATGATAGTTGCAGAGATGGCTAATAAATTTGATACAGTTGGAATTGATATGATTGCTATGAATGTAAATGATGCAATTTGTATTGGAGCAGAGCCAATTGCTTTGGTTGATTACTTGGCAGTTGGACATATAACCGAAGAGATAGCTGAGCAAATTGGGAAAGGATTGAATGAAGGGGCTAAAGAGGCGAATATAAATATTGTTGGTGGAGAAACTGCCACACTACCAGATATGATTAAAGGCATTGATTTGGCTGGAACTGTTTTAGCAGTTGTTAAAAAAGATGAAGTTATAACTGGAAAGGATGTAAAGCCAGGAGATGTGATTGTTGGTTTAAGGAGCTCTGGAATACACAGCAATGGGTTGTCTTTAGCAAGGAAGGTATTTTTCGATATAGCCAAATTAGATGTTCATGATAAGCTCTCTTATGGAAAGACTGTTGCTGAAGAACTTTTAACACCAACAAGGATTTATGTAAAGCCAATTTTAGAGATGGTTAGAGATGAAGAGATAAAGGTTAAGGGCTTAGCCCACATAACTGGAGGTAGTTTTAGAAAGCTTAAGAGGTTAAATGACAAGGTAACCTACTATATAGACAACATCCCAGAACCTCTGCCGATATTTAAAGAGATTCAAAGATTAGGAAATGTTCCAGATGAAGAGATGTTTAGAACTTTCAACATGGGTATTGGATTCTGCGTAATTGTTGAGGAGGAAGATGCAGATAAGGTTATAAGAATAGCTAATAAATACAATATCCCAGCTCAGGTAATAGGTAGGGTTGTAGATGGCTTAGAAGTTAACGGAAATAAAATCGTTGGAAAATCTGTTGTAAAATATAACGAGAAGTTTATTATACTTGAATAA
- a CDS encoding DUF371 domain-containing protein encodes MEFIIKAKGHKNVSATHKTTLEITKENYLTPTGHCIIGINADKSMADFSEEFKEKLRNAKKIVVEIEVEGIKDVIVGEGHKDLILNHPTDIVIRKSNYICPRTLMIKANKAAKDINREIVKKLKEGKDLIFKIII; translated from the coding sequence ATGGAGTTTATTATAAAAGCTAAAGGGCATAAGAATGTCTCAGCTACCCATAAAACTACATTGGAAATTACAAAAGAAAATTATCTAACTCCAACTGGGCACTGCATTATTGGGATAAATGCAGATAAATCGATGGCCGATTTTAGTGAAGAGTTTAAAGAGAAGCTGAGAAATGCTAAAAAAATAGTAGTTGAGATTGAGGTTGAAGGAATAAAGGATGTAATAGTTGGAGAAGGACATAAAGATTTGATTTTAAATCATCCTACAGATATTGTTATTAGAAAAAGTAATTATATCTGCCCAAGGACGTTGATGATTAAAGCCAACAAAGCAGCAAAAGATATTAATAGAGAGATAGTAAAAAAATTAAAAGAAGGGAAAGATTTGATTTTTAAGATAATTATTTAG